From Coffea arabica cultivar ET-39 chromosome 2e, Coffea Arabica ET-39 HiFi, whole genome shotgun sequence, the proteins below share one genomic window:
- the LOC113729167 gene encoding uncharacterized mitochondrial protein AtMg00860-like: MVLQILRDHQLYAKFSKCEFWLEKVAFLGHVISKEGIVVDPAKVEAVTEWKRPETLTEIRSFLGLAGYYRRFIKDFSKLASPLTDLTKKNCQFLWSDKCENSFQELKRRLTTAPILALPNAKDSYTVYTDASRKAWGVY, translated from the coding sequence ATGGTCTTACAAATCCTGAGAGATCATCAGTTATATGCCAAAttcagtaagtgtgaattttggctggagaaggTTGCTTTCTTAGGGCATGTGATTTCGAAAGAGGGAATTGTTGTAGATCCGGCGAAGGTGGAGGCAGTGACTGAGTGGAAGAGACCCGAAACTCTCACCGAGATTCGaagtttcttagggttggcAGGTTACTACCGTCGGTTTATCAAGGATTTCTCGAAACTTGCCAGTCCTTTAACTGATTTGACAAAGAAGAATTGTCAGTTTTTGTGGAGTGATAAGTGTGAGAATAGCTTCCAGGAGTTGAAGCGAAGGTTAACCACGGCTCCTATTCTAGCCTTGCCTAATGCTAAAGACAGTTACACTGTTTATACTGATGCTTCGAGGAAGGCTTGGGGTGTGTATTGA